In the genome of Ensifer sp. WSM1721, the window GGAATTCCCTTTGGAGGTGAAGATCGAAAGATAGTCGTTTCCTGCCGGCGGAATGGCAAGCCGCATCAGCGGCTCACTTGTCTCCTCTGTAAAATGATCCGAGCGCAAATTCGATGGCATGTTTGCCGGAATACCGGTATTGAATTGAATGTTTTTGCGCTATTTTCCCGTAAGTCGAAACATATTTGCTGATATCACCGAGAATTCCTATGGAACGCGGACGCACGGTACTGGACGCGATCGACCGGCGGATCATAAGGCTGCTGATCGAGGACGCGTCGAGGAGCAACAACGAACTGGCGGAAAGGGTGGGCCTGTCGCCCGCGCCTTTGTCGCGGCGACTCTCGCGCCTCTATTCCGCGGGCGTGATCCGCCAGACCGTCGCCGTCGATCCGAAGGCGCTGGGGATCGGCTTCCAAGCCTTCGTCGAGGTGACGCTGGAGCGCACCGCCAGCAAGGTGGGGCAGCGCTTCATCGAACTCGTCTCGCGCATGCCGGAAGTCGTCGAGTGCCACACGGTCGCCGGCGATTTCGATTTCCTGCTGAAGATCGCCGTCCGCGACGTCGCGGATTACAAGCGCCTGCTCTGGAGCGAGTTCGAGCAGATCGCCGAAATCAAGACGCTCCGCTCGACCATCCTTCTCGACAGCCCGAAAATGCAGGGCGGAGCGGCGCCGTAGGACACCGCCAACGGCAGGCCGGATGAGGGCCTATTGAAGGCATTACGCCTCCAGTGCACCCGGCTTGCGCGCCGCACGCGAAGGGTCGGCGCAGGCGATCTTCATCAGGTCCGCATGGCGGCGGGCGAAACGGGTGGAGACGCGGGTGACGATCAGCCCATCCTGCGGCGCTCTTATTTCCACTGTGCCATCCGCCATGCCGGGCCTTGCGACGATCGTCGCAAGGAGGTCCCCCGCCTCGACGCTGTCGCCGACGTCGCGGTGGAACAGGATCGCGCCCGCCTCAGGCGCGCGGACCATCTCGATATTGTCGAGTGGCGCGGCCCGACCGGTAAAGGCCGGAAGCTCGGAGCGGGCGCCCGCAACGACGCCGCGGCCGACAAGGAACCGGAAGAGGCCTTCGGCATCCTTGCCCGCCAGTTCCGGATAGACGTCGCGGGTGCCGCGCAATTCCACAGTGACCGAAAGGCGGCCCGGCAAGGTTGCTTTCCGATCGCCTTCGCTCTCGTGCTTCCATGCATAGCCGACCGCTTCCTCGAAAGCCGAGCTTTCCCCGTCGGAGAGGAATACGGCCTTCATATCGAGCGCGGCCGCGAGGTCCGCCGCCTCCGGCCAGAAGGCCTCGTCGATATAGGCATATTGCAGCCCCTCGTCGTCGCAATGGAGGTCGAGCGCCAGCTCGGCGGCAAGCGCCATGTAGAGGAGGTGCCGCTTCAGGCGATCGACCGCCGAATGCCGGTCGAGATCCTCAAGGAGGCTGGCGCGCTCGCCTAAGGTGATCAGCGGAAAATCGCGATTGAAATTGATGCGCGAGCCGAGATCGAAGCGGCCCTGCAACTCGCCGAAATGCGATTGTGCCGAGCCGATGGGGTTGGCCTGAGGGACGATGGTGATGTCGCCGAGGATGGCGCCGTCCTGGTCCGCCCGGCGGAGCTTCTCGAGGAGGACATGGAGGAGCGCCGTGCCGGGGAGCTCGTTGGCGTGAAGTGCCGCCTGGATATAGGTTCGCGGCGCTTCCGCGCTTGTTCCCTTGAACCGGAACACGGGCAGCCGCCACTCGGTGCCCGGCGTGTCGCCGGCGATGATGATTTCGGAAATATCCACGGCCTTCCCCGCACTGCTTCTTTGGGATCGCTTATCGGTTTTCGTCTGCCTCTTCGCAAGGGCCAAGCGCTTGCGACCGGCATCGCCCGAACATTTCTGGCCGTTAGAGCGAAAGCGACCAGCGATCGATGATCGCGAAATCCCCGCACCCTCTGCGCGTGTGGACAAGTGCAAAGTCGTGAACC includes:
- a CDS encoding Lrp/AsnC family transcriptional regulator; protein product: MERGRTVLDAIDRRIIRLLIEDASRSNNELAERVGLSPAPLSRRLSRLYSAGVIRQTVAVDPKALGIGFQAFVEVTLERTASKVGQRFIELVSRMPEVVECHTVAGDFDFLLKIAVRDVADYKRLLWSEFEQIAEIKTLRSTILLDSPKMQGGAAP
- a CDS encoding succinylglutamate desuccinylase/aspartoacylase family protein — protein: MDISEIIIAGDTPGTEWRLPVFRFKGTSAEAPRTYIQAALHANELPGTALLHVLLEKLRRADQDGAILGDITIVPQANPIGSAQSHFGELQGRFDLGSRINFNRDFPLITLGERASLLEDLDRHSAVDRLKRHLLYMALAAELALDLHCDDEGLQYAYIDEAFWPEAADLAAALDMKAVFLSDGESSAFEEAVGYAWKHESEGDRKATLPGRLSVTVELRGTRDVYPELAGKDAEGLFRFLVGRGVVAGARSELPAFTGRAAPLDNIEMVRAPEAGAILFHRDVGDSVEAGDLLATIVARPGMADGTVEIRAPQDGLIVTRVSTRFARRHADLMKIACADPSRAARKPGALEA